The Niastella koreensis GR20-10 genome includes a window with the following:
- a CDS encoding GLPGLI family protein — protein sequence MKAIYLITGLLICGHAWAQQQSGRVVYDFTRKMMLRTDVAGGGPGMEMAPPPQERTHVIKLEVLFGNNQMLRRSLEDNTPPEFGNDNGIRFHVGMGDDDITWLNFTESRKVEQKEFAAKQYLVSDSVRKLNWKLTGETKNILGYACQQATTMRSGKRNMISMENGVMNRKEVPDTSNIVAWFTPAIPVSAGPDFEGQLPGLILQIDVNGNTTYKAVEVSPKVDMAAIKEPKKGKKVTAEEFSKERDKTMQEMQRSGGRNTIHMN from the coding sequence ATGAAAGCGATATACTTGATAACAGGTTTATTGATCTGCGGGCACGCATGGGCACAGCAGCAAAGCGGCCGGGTAGTGTATGACTTTACCCGCAAAATGATGCTCCGCACCGATGTAGCTGGCGGCGGGCCCGGGATGGAAATGGCCCCACCCCCGCAGGAGCGTACACATGTAATAAAGCTGGAGGTACTGTTCGGTAACAACCAGATGCTGCGCCGGTCCCTGGAAGATAATACACCACCCGAATTCGGCAACGATAACGGCATCCGGTTTCACGTTGGGATGGGTGACGATGACATCACCTGGCTCAATTTTACCGAAAGCCGTAAGGTTGAACAAAAGGAGTTTGCCGCCAAACAATACCTGGTTTCCGATAGTGTTCGCAAATTGAACTGGAAGCTTACCGGTGAAACTAAAAACATCCTGGGGTATGCATGCCAGCAGGCAACTACCATGCGGTCAGGCAAACGCAACATGATCTCCATGGAAAACGGTGTTATGAACCGGAAAGAGGTACCGGATACCAGCAACATAGTTGCCTGGTTTACGCCGGCTATTCCCGTTTCGGCCGGCCCCGACTTTGAAGGCCAGCTACCGGGATTAATTTTACAGATCGATGTTAACGGTAACACCACCTATAAAGCGGTGGAAGTATCGCCCAAAGTTGATATGGCTGCCATTAAAGAGCCTAAAAAAGGTAAAAAGGTAACGGCTGAGGAATTTTCTAAAGAACGGGATAAAACAATGCAGGAAATGCAACGTAGTGGCGGAAGAAACACCATACATATGAACTAA
- a CDS encoding outer membrane beta-barrel protein — translation MKKLYLLIVCCILSSITWAQKNGLVKGNAVDTLLKQPVVSATVTLLLKKDSSLVAFTMTDSKGQFEMTGLPNGDYRLLITHVNYHNTSQPFTLDDTHKQVNLGNLIMNDVTRVLSEVVVTAEAPPVTLLDDTVQYNAGSFKTIPNATVEQLLKKMPGLKVEKDGTVKAQGQEVKKVLVDGKEFFGKDPKIATRNLPADAVDKVQVFDKMSDQAQLTGFDDGNSEKTINLKLKKDKKKGMFGKVTAGGGTNDRYEGKFNVNSFQGARQFSIIGMGNNTNAEGFSFMDMLSFNGGMNSSPGGGMGGIQIDIKDAGPTNSTDNGNGIRNIWGGGFNYNNLIGNKTQFTSNYFYNHYNPNTESHIQRKYFLPDSSYFYNQNSFVKNVNNSHQLNLSADIQLDSFTSIKISPSLGYQQTGTVTRSDYNLLSLDQTPGTSGSSYNVTNNHGYNFRNDLLVRRKFRRAGRTLSLSLQNNANASDGDGSLISNNTYRNTLGVVTRTDSIQQQNVNSSDLNSYTARLVYTEPIFKRSLLEFSVAKSNSKSTAQKTTYDYNAYSGKYDRLNDRYSNDYENSYGYNSAGIRWRVQLRKFNASAGVNWQQAELEGKTLVLGKDSTLNKTFYNLLPNARLQYNFTKFRSLMLNYNTSTNQPTVSQLQPVPDNSDPLNIKAGNADLKQELTHAIQLHYFSVNPFKNRNLFAFFNVRRTDNKIVNSDFIDSVGVKTTRPVNVNGAYDISGDVNVGLPVRLWKGTINFSTNGGYTKNKTFINGAQNLISSWNIGPDVRLGINATEKLELALTAGINYYKTQYSLQGSLNTEYLNQVYSTEVNWQLPHNFYFNTEFTYTINSQRASGFNTRVPLWNAFISEQFLRFNRGELRLSAFDLLKQNIGVSRSTSQNYIEDKRVRNLQRFFLLSFTYNLTKNRLSPSGGFRSIHMIGG, via the coding sequence ATGAAGAAGCTCTACCTGCTGATCGTTTGTTGTATCCTTTCTTCCATTACATGGGCGCAAAAGAATGGTTTGGTAAAAGGCAATGCTGTGGACACCCTGCTAAAACAGCCAGTGGTATCAGCCACCGTTACCCTGTTACTGAAAAAAGACAGCTCACTGGTTGCCTTTACCATGACTGATAGCAAAGGCCAGTTTGAAATGACCGGTTTGCCCAATGGCGACTACCGCCTGTTGATCACTCATGTGAATTACCACAATACCAGCCAACCCTTTACACTTGACGACACCCATAAACAGGTTAACCTGGGAAACCTTATTATGAACGATGTTACCCGGGTATTAAGTGAAGTGGTGGTTACTGCCGAAGCCCCGCCGGTAACTTTACTGGATGATACGGTACAATATAACGCCGGTTCTTTTAAAACCATCCCCAATGCTACCGTTGAACAGTTGTTAAAGAAGATGCCGGGCCTTAAAGTGGAAAAGGACGGTACCGTGAAGGCCCAGGGCCAGGAAGTAAAGAAAGTACTGGTTGATGGCAAGGAGTTTTTTGGCAAGGATCCCAAGATTGCCACGCGCAACCTGCCCGCGGATGCGGTTGATAAAGTACAGGTGTTTGATAAAATGAGCGACCAGGCGCAGCTGACCGGTTTTGATGATGGCAACAGTGAAAAGACCATCAACCTGAAACTAAAGAAAGACAAAAAGAAAGGCATGTTCGGGAAAGTGACGGCAGGCGGCGGTACCAACGATCGCTATGAAGGTAAGTTTAATGTAAACTCCTTTCAAGGCGCCCGCCAGTTTTCGATAATAGGCATGGGCAACAACACCAATGCTGAAGGTTTTTCCTTTATGGATATGCTGAGCTTTAACGGCGGCATGAACAGCTCACCGGGCGGCGGTATGGGCGGTATTCAAATAGATATCAAAGACGCTGGCCCCACCAACTCCACCGATAACGGCAACGGAATAAGAAACATTTGGGGTGGTGGCTTTAATTACAACAACCTCATCGGCAATAAAACCCAATTTACCAGCAATTACTTTTACAACCACTATAACCCCAATACGGAAAGTCATATTCAACGGAAATACTTTCTGCCCGATTCCTCCTATTTCTATAACCAGAACTCCTTTGTAAAGAATGTGAATAACAGCCATCAGTTAAACCTGAGCGCCGATATTCAACTCGACTCTTTTACTTCCATAAAAATATCACCCTCACTGGGCTATCAGCAAACAGGCACAGTAACCCGGAGCGATTATAACCTGTTGTCATTAGACCAAACACCGGGCACCAGTGGCAGCAGTTACAATGTCACTAATAACCATGGGTATAATTTCCGTAATGACCTGCTGGTTCGCCGGAAGTTTCGCCGGGCCGGCCGCACCCTGTCGTTAAGTTTGCAGAACAATGCCAATGCCAGTGATGGTGATGGCAGCCTTATCTCCAACAATACCTATCGCAACACCCTGGGGGTGGTTACCAGAACAGATTCCATCCAGCAGCAGAATGTCAACAGCAGTGATTTGAACAGTTATACCGCGCGGCTGGTTTATACCGAACCCATTTTTAAAAGATCGTTGCTGGAATTTAGTGTGGCCAAAAGCAATAGTAAGAGCACCGCACAGAAAACAACCTATGACTATAATGCCTATAGTGGCAAATATGACAGGTTGAACGATCGCTACAGCAATGATTATGAAAACAGCTATGGCTATAACTCGGCCGGTATTCGCTGGCGGGTGCAATTAAGAAAATTCAATGCTTCGGCCGGGGTGAACTGGCAACAGGCCGAACTGGAAGGAAAGACCCTGGTATTGGGTAAAGACTCCACGTTGAATAAAACCTTTTATAATTTGCTGCCTAATGCCCGGTTGCAATATAACTTCACCAAATTCCGCAGCCTGATGCTGAATTACAACACCAGCACCAATCAGCCAACGGTATCACAATTACAACCGGTGCCAGATAACAGCGACCCGCTGAATATAAAAGCAGGTAATGCCGATTTAAAACAGGAACTAACCCATGCCATTCAACTCCACTACTTTTCGGTAAACCCATTTAAGAACCGGAACCTGTTTGCATTCTTTAATGTACGCCGCACCGATAACAAGATCGTTAATTCCGATTTCATTGATTCGGTAGGTGTAAAAACAACCCGGCCGGTAAACGTGAATGGCGCGTATGATATTTCGGGCGATGTAAATGTTGGCTTGCCTGTTCGTTTATGGAAAGGCACCATCAACTTCAGCACCAATGGCGGCTATACAAAAAATAAAACGTTTATAAATGGTGCGCAGAATTTGATCAGTTCCTGGAATATTGGTCCGGATGTAAGGCTTGGAATAAATGCAACGGAGAAACTGGAACTGGCGCTAACAGCAGGCATTAATTACTATAAAACGCAATACAGTTTACAGGGATCGTTAAACACAGAATACCTGAACCAGGTATACAGCACAGAAGTAAACTGGCAGCTGCCCCACAACTTTTACTTTAATACCGAGTTTACCTACACCATCAACAGTCAGCGCGCCAGCGGGTTCAATACCAGGGTGCCGTTATGGAATGCGTTTATCAGCGAACAGTTCTTACGCTTTAATCGTGGCGAACTCAGGCTTTCGGCTTTTGACCTGCTGAAACAAAACATTGGCGTAAGCCGCAGTACCAGTCAGAATTATATCGAAGACAAGCGGGTGAGAAACCTGCAACGCTTTTTCCTGTTGAGCTTTACCTATAACCTTACTAAAAACAGGTTGAGCCCCTCAGGCGGCTTCCGCAGCATACATATGATTGGCGGATAG
- a CDS encoding alpha-amylase family glycosyl hydrolase, whose translation MKSTNTITMSKSTTAAAPEIHIEGMGSIPHENGVFFRVWAPHAKKVFVTGEFNNWSKNKHPMTHEGNGYWGLNIPDAKAGNQYKYILQTDMGLLHRNDPYARELTNSAGNSIITDPHFEWTDHDFKMPSWNELVIYEMHIGTFNVKEDGKPGTFETARQRLGYLKALGVNALEIMPATEFPGGISWGYNLSHPYAIESDYGGVKGFKELINAAHELGIAIILDVVYNHFGPSDLDLWQFDGWSENGAGGIYFYQDWRAETPWGHTRPDYGRPEVRQYLRDNALMWLEDYHIDGLRTDALLFVRNAQGKNLPEADLPEGWTLMKWINEEVKKRFPWKITIAEDLQDNEWITKGTEDNGEGFNTQWDPAFTFSVRDVLKVPEDEHRDLDKIQFAINHNFNGDAFQRVIYTESHDDVANGKTRVPEEITPGDAQSWFAKKRSVLGAVLVFTAAGIPMIFQGQEFVEGGWFDDTRPLDWSKFSDFKGIARLYRDCISLRRNMEGLTKGLSGQHTRIIHVNNEDKVIAFHRWYEGGPKDSTIVVLNFMNKEHKDYVIGVPEEGVWKVRFNSDWKGYDESFTDAAVFDVETFTSSKDEQEFSISLNMGPYNALILSRD comes from the coding sequence ATGAAATCCACAAACACTATTACCATGTCAAAAAGTACTACAGCCGCAGCACCGGAAATCCATATAGAAGGAATGGGTTCCATCCCTCACGAGAATGGCGTATTCTTCAGAGTTTGGGCGCCACATGCAAAAAAGGTATTTGTTACCGGCGAGTTTAATAACTGGTCAAAGAATAAACACCCTATGACGCATGAAGGCAATGGGTATTGGGGCCTGAATATTCCTGACGCCAAAGCAGGGAATCAATATAAATACATTCTGCAAACAGATATGGGTTTGCTGCACCGCAACGACCCGTATGCAAGGGAATTAACCAACTCCGCGGGTAACTCCATTATCACCGATCCGCACTTTGAATGGACGGACCATGACTTTAAAATGCCATCCTGGAATGAGTTGGTGATCTATGAAATGCACATTGGCACATTCAATGTAAAGGAAGACGGGAAGCCCGGTACTTTTGAAACCGCCCGGCAACGGCTGGGGTATTTAAAAGCGCTGGGTGTGAACGCCCTTGAAATCATGCCTGCCACCGAATTTCCGGGTGGTATTTCCTGGGGGTATAATTTGTCTCACCCGTATGCTATTGAATCAGATTATGGCGGTGTAAAGGGTTTTAAAGAACTCATCAATGCTGCCCATGAATTGGGGATTGCCATTATTCTGGATGTGGTGTATAACCATTTTGGGCCTTCAGACCTTGACCTGTGGCAATTTGATGGCTGGAGCGAGAATGGAGCAGGTGGGATCTACTTCTACCAGGACTGGCGGGCTGAAACGCCCTGGGGCCATACCCGGCCCGATTATGGGCGCCCCGAAGTCAGGCAGTACCTGCGCGACAATGCCCTGATGTGGCTGGAAGATTATCATATAGACGGCCTGCGTACCGATGCGCTGCTTTTTGTGCGGAATGCCCAGGGTAAAAATTTACCTGAAGCCGATCTTCCCGAAGGATGGACGTTAATGAAATGGATAAATGAAGAAGTGAAAAAACGTTTTCCCTGGAAGATCACCATTGCCGAAGACCTGCAGGACAATGAATGGATCACTAAAGGAACGGAAGATAACGGGGAAGGGTTCAATACCCAATGGGACCCTGCTTTTACCTTCAGCGTGCGGGATGTTTTGAAGGTACCTGAAGATGAGCACCGCGACCTGGACAAGATACAATTTGCCATTAACCATAATTTTAATGGCGATGCCTTTCAACGGGTGATCTATACAGAATCGCACGATGATGTGGCCAATGGTAAAACGCGGGTACCGGAAGAAATAACACCGGGCGATGCGCAGAGCTGGTTTGCCAAAAAGCGATCGGTGCTGGGGGCTGTGCTGGTTTTTACGGCGGCCGGCATACCCATGATTTTCCAGGGTCAGGAATTTGTGGAAGGCGGCTGGTTTGATGACACCAGGCCTCTTGACTGGTCGAAGTTCAGCGACTTTAAAGGTATTGCCCGCCTGTACCGCGATTGTATAAGTTTACGGCGCAATATGGAAGGGCTCACCAAAGGACTATCGGGCCAGCATACACGCATCATACATGTAAACAATGAAGATAAAGTAATAGCCTTTCACCGCTGGTACGAGGGCGGACCAAAAGACAGTACCATTGTTGTTTTGAACTTTATGAATAAGGAGCATAAGGACTATGTGATTGGCGTACCGGAAGAAGGGGTATGGAAAGTACGGTTCAACAGTGACTGGAAAGGGTATGATGAATCGTTTACTGATGCGGCTGTGTTTGATGTGGAAACGTTTACAAGCAGCAAAGATGAACAGGAGTTCAGTATATCCTTAAACATGGGACCTTATAATGCATTGATCCTTTCAAGGGATTAA